The following proteins are co-located in the Hypomesus transpacificus isolate Combined female chromosome 23, fHypTra1, whole genome shotgun sequence genome:
- the LOC124484997 gene encoding putative ATP-dependent RNA helicase an3 isoform X5 produces the protein MSHVVVDNPHGLDQQLAALDLNSADGQGGGGTGRRYIPPHLRNKEASKNAGNALSTGRQCGYSMAPVTLYSPGWDGGRGNGFVNGFHDNRTNGGFGGRAPPRTDRGGRGSFRGIRGGVSFNHPMQSAGFSGEGGWGGAPRDAAYNSFGGRSDSRGKSAFFNDRGASNRGNRGGYGGGGNSRWQEDSRDEEDWSKPTVANDRLEQELFSSSNTGINFEKYDDIPVEATGANCPPHIDSFHDVEMGEIIMGNIALTRYTRPTPVQKYAIPIIKSKRDLMACAQTGSGKTAAFLLPVLSQIYCEGPGEAAQATKGGQDNGKYGRRKQYPLALVLAPTRELALQIYDEARKFAYRSRVRPCVVYGGADIGQQIRDLERGCHLLVATPGRLVDMMERGKIGLDYCNFLVLDEADRMLDMGFEPQIRRIVEQDTMPPKGMRQTMMFSATFPKEIQILARDFLEDYIFLAVGRVGSTSENITQKVVWVEDGDKRSFLLDLLNATVIPSDVQEIVPDAPEKPGKDSLTLVFVETKKGADALEDFLYREGYACTSIHGDRSQRDREEALQQFRSGRCPILVATAVAARGLDISNVKHVINFDLPSDIEEYVHRIGRTGRVGNLGLATSFFNDKNSNITKDLLDILVEAKQEVPTWLESLAYEHQHKSTTRGRGKRFSGGFGARDYRQTPGGAANSFGGGGRGGVRTPGGNRGFGGGGGGFGGNFYNNDGYGGNYSHSGSVDWWGN, from the exons ACTCTCCTGGATGGGATGGTGGACGTGGTAACGGCTTTGTGAATGGTTTCCATGACAACCGCACGAACGGGGGCTTCGGAGGACGTGCGCCCCCCCGCACTGATAGAGGTGGGCGTGGCAGCTTCCGTGGTATCAGGGGCGGAGTCTCGTTTAATCACCCAATGCAAAGTGCAG GATTTTCAGGAGAGGGTGGCTGGGGAGGCGCTCCCAGGGACGCGGCCTACAACAGCTTTGGAGGACGTTCAGACAGCAGGGGCAAGTCTGCCTTCTTCAACGACCGTGGAGCAAGCAACAGGGGAAA TCGTGGAGGATACGGAGGCGGCGGAAATAGCCGCTGGCAGGAGGACTCCAGAGACGAAGAGGATTGGTCCAAACCCACTGTGGCCAATGATCGCCTGGAACA AGAGCTGTTTTCTAGCAGCAACACAGGGATTAACTTTGAGAAGTATGATGACATTCCTGTGGAGGCCACTGGAGCCAACTGCCCTCCTCACATAGACAGT TTCCATGATGTGGAGATGGGGGAGATCATCATGGGCAACATTGCCCTGACCCGGTACACACGACCCACCCCGGTCCAGAAGTATGCCATCCCCATCATCAAGTCTAAGAGGGACTTGATGGCGTGTGCTCAAACTG GCTCTGGAAAGACTGCTGCCTTCCTGCTGCCGGTGCTGAGTCAGATATACTGTGAAGGACCGGGAGAAGCTGCACAGGCCACCAAGGGAGGGCAG GATAATGGCAAGTACGGCCGTCGTAAGCAGTACcccctggccctggtcctggcaCCCACCAGAGAGCTGGCCCTGCAGATCTACGACGAGGCCAGGAAG TTTGCGTACCGCTCACGCGTGCGTCCCTGCGTGGTCTACGGAGGAGCAGACATCGGCCAGCAGATCAGAGACCTGGAGCGAGGCTGCCACCTGCTGGTCGCCACCCCTGGACGCCTGGTGGACATGATGGAGAGGGGCAAGATCGGCCTGGACTACTGCAA CTTCCTGGTGCTGGATGAAGCTGACCGCATGCTGGACATGGGCTTCGAGCCTCAGATCCGACGCATCGTGGAGCAGGACACCATGCCTCCCAAGGGCATGCGCCAGACCATGATGTTCAGCGCCACCTTCCCCAAGGAGATCCAG ATCCTTGCTCGGGACTTCCTGGAGGACTACATCTTTCTGGCCGTAGGTCGCGTGGGGTCCACCTCTGAGAACATCACCCAGAaggtggtgtgggtggaggaCGGGGACAAGAGGTCCTTCCTCCTCGATCTGCTGAATGCCACGG TCATTCCCAGTGATGTTCAGGAAATAGTGCCGGATGCTCCAGAGAAACCTG GTAAGGACTCCCTGACGCTGGTGTTTGTGGAGACCAAGAAGGGAGCTGATGCCCTTGAGGACTTCCTGTATCGCGAGGGATACGCCTGCACTAGTATCCATGGAGACCGttcccagagagacagagaggaggcacTGCAGCAGTTCCGCTCCGGACGTTGCCCCATTCTGGTGGCCACAGCG GTGGCTGCCAGAGGGTTGGATATCAGCAATGTGAAACATGTGATCAACTTTGACCTGCCCAGTGATATTGAAGAGTACGTTCACCGTATTGGCCGTACTGGACGTGTGGGAAACCTGG GGCTGGCCACGTCGTTCTTTAACGACAAAAACAGCAACATAACCAAAGACCTGCTGGACATTCTGGTGGAGGCAAAGCAGGAGGTCCCCACCTGGCTAGAGAGTCTGGCGTACGAACACCAGCACAAGAGCACCACCCGAGGACGCGGCAAGAG GTTCTCTGGAGGCTTCGGAGCCAGGGACTACCGTCAGACGCCGGGCGGAGCTGCCAACAGCTTTGGAGGCGGGGGCCGCGGCGGAGTGCGCACTCCTGGAGGAAACCGAGGCttcgggggaggaggag GTGGCTTTGGGGGCAACTTCTACAACAACGATGGCTATGGTGGCAACTACAGCCACTCTGGCAGCGTGGACTGGTGGGGCAACTAG
- the LOC124484997 gene encoding putative ATP-dependent RNA helicase an3 isoform X6, with the protein MSHVVVDNPHGLDQQLAALDLNSADGQGGGGTGRRYIPPHLRNKEASKNGNALSTGRQCGYSMAPVTLYSPGWDGGRGNGFVNGFHDNRTNGGFGGRAPPRTDRGGRGSFRGIRGGVSFNHPMQSAGFSGEGGWGGAPRDAAYNSFGGRSDSRGKSAFFNDRGASNRGNRGGYGGGGNSRWQEDSRDEEDWSKPTVANDRLEQELFSSSNTGINFEKYDDIPVEATGANCPPHIDSFHDVEMGEIIMGNIALTRYTRPTPVQKYAIPIIKSKRDLMACAQTGSGKTAAFLLPVLSQIYCEGPGEAAQATKGGQDNGKYGRRKQYPLALVLAPTRELALQIYDEARKFAYRSRVRPCVVYGGADIGQQIRDLERGCHLLVATPGRLVDMMERGKIGLDYCNFLVLDEADRMLDMGFEPQIRRIVEQDTMPPKGMRQTMMFSATFPKEIQILARDFLEDYIFLAVGRVGSTSENITQKVVWVEDGDKRSFLLDLLNATVIPSDVQEIVPDAPEKPGKDSLTLVFVETKKGADALEDFLYREGYACTSIHGDRSQRDREEALQQFRSGRCPILVATAVAARGLDISNVKHVINFDLPSDIEEYVHRIGRTGRVGNLGLATSFFNDKNSNITKDLLDILVEAKQEVPTWLESLAYEHQHKSTTRGRGKRFSGGFGARDYRQTPGGAANSFGGGGRGGVRTPGGNRGFGGGGGGFGGNFYNNDGYGGNYSHSGSVDWWGN; encoded by the exons ACTCTCCTGGATGGGATGGTGGACGTGGTAACGGCTTTGTGAATGGTTTCCATGACAACCGCACGAACGGGGGCTTCGGAGGACGTGCGCCCCCCCGCACTGATAGAGGTGGGCGTGGCAGCTTCCGTGGTATCAGGGGCGGAGTCTCGTTTAATCACCCAATGCAAAGTGCAG GATTTTCAGGAGAGGGTGGCTGGGGAGGCGCTCCCAGGGACGCGGCCTACAACAGCTTTGGAGGACGTTCAGACAGCAGGGGCAAGTCTGCCTTCTTCAACGACCGTGGAGCAAGCAACAGGGGAAA TCGTGGAGGATACGGAGGCGGCGGAAATAGCCGCTGGCAGGAGGACTCCAGAGACGAAGAGGATTGGTCCAAACCCACTGTGGCCAATGATCGCCTGGAACA AGAGCTGTTTTCTAGCAGCAACACAGGGATTAACTTTGAGAAGTATGATGACATTCCTGTGGAGGCCACTGGAGCCAACTGCCCTCCTCACATAGACAGT TTCCATGATGTGGAGATGGGGGAGATCATCATGGGCAACATTGCCCTGACCCGGTACACACGACCCACCCCGGTCCAGAAGTATGCCATCCCCATCATCAAGTCTAAGAGGGACTTGATGGCGTGTGCTCAAACTG GCTCTGGAAAGACTGCTGCCTTCCTGCTGCCGGTGCTGAGTCAGATATACTGTGAAGGACCGGGAGAAGCTGCACAGGCCACCAAGGGAGGGCAG GATAATGGCAAGTACGGCCGTCGTAAGCAGTACcccctggccctggtcctggcaCCCACCAGAGAGCTGGCCCTGCAGATCTACGACGAGGCCAGGAAG TTTGCGTACCGCTCACGCGTGCGTCCCTGCGTGGTCTACGGAGGAGCAGACATCGGCCAGCAGATCAGAGACCTGGAGCGAGGCTGCCACCTGCTGGTCGCCACCCCTGGACGCCTGGTGGACATGATGGAGAGGGGCAAGATCGGCCTGGACTACTGCAA CTTCCTGGTGCTGGATGAAGCTGACCGCATGCTGGACATGGGCTTCGAGCCTCAGATCCGACGCATCGTGGAGCAGGACACCATGCCTCCCAAGGGCATGCGCCAGACCATGATGTTCAGCGCCACCTTCCCCAAGGAGATCCAG ATCCTTGCTCGGGACTTCCTGGAGGACTACATCTTTCTGGCCGTAGGTCGCGTGGGGTCCACCTCTGAGAACATCACCCAGAaggtggtgtgggtggaggaCGGGGACAAGAGGTCCTTCCTCCTCGATCTGCTGAATGCCACGG TCATTCCCAGTGATGTTCAGGAAATAGTGCCGGATGCTCCAGAGAAACCTG GTAAGGACTCCCTGACGCTGGTGTTTGTGGAGACCAAGAAGGGAGCTGATGCCCTTGAGGACTTCCTGTATCGCGAGGGATACGCCTGCACTAGTATCCATGGAGACCGttcccagagagacagagaggaggcacTGCAGCAGTTCCGCTCCGGACGTTGCCCCATTCTGGTGGCCACAGCG GTGGCTGCCAGAGGGTTGGATATCAGCAATGTGAAACATGTGATCAACTTTGACCTGCCCAGTGATATTGAAGAGTACGTTCACCGTATTGGCCGTACTGGACGTGTGGGAAACCTGG GGCTGGCCACGTCGTTCTTTAACGACAAAAACAGCAACATAACCAAAGACCTGCTGGACATTCTGGTGGAGGCAAAGCAGGAGGTCCCCACCTGGCTAGAGAGTCTGGCGTACGAACACCAGCACAAGAGCACCACCCGAGGACGCGGCAAGAG GTTCTCTGGAGGCTTCGGAGCCAGGGACTACCGTCAGACGCCGGGCGGAGCTGCCAACAGCTTTGGAGGCGGGGGCCGCGGCGGAGTGCGCACTCCTGGAGGAAACCGAGGCttcgggggaggaggag GTGGCTTTGGGGGCAACTTCTACAACAACGATGGCTATGGTGGCAACTACAGCCACTCTGGCAGCGTGGACTGGTGGGGCAACTAG
- the LOC124484997 gene encoding ATP-dependent RNA helicase DDX3X-like isoform X7, whose protein sequence is MSHVVVDNPHGLDQQLAALDLNSADGQGGGGTGRRYIPPHLRNKEASKNDSPGWDGGRGNGFVNGFHDNRTNGGFGGRAPPRTDRGGRGSFRGIRGGVSFNHPMQSAGFSGEGGWGGAPRDAAYNSFGGRSDSRGKSAFFNDRGASNRGNRGGYGGGGNSRWQEDSRDEEDWSKPTVANDRLEQELFSSSNTGINFEKYDDIPVEATGANCPPHIDSFHDVEMGEIIMGNIALTRYTRPTPVQKYAIPIIKSKRDLMACAQTGSGKTAAFLLPVLSQIYCEGPGEAAQATKGGQDNGKYGRRKQYPLALVLAPTRELALQIYDEARKFAYRSRVRPCVVYGGADIGQQIRDLERGCHLLVATPGRLVDMMERGKIGLDYCNFLVLDEADRMLDMGFEPQIRRIVEQDTMPPKGMRQTMMFSATFPKEIQILARDFLEDYIFLAVGRVGSTSENITQKVVWVEDGDKRSFLLDLLNATVIPSDVQEIVPDAPEKPGKDSLTLVFVETKKGADALEDFLYREGYACTSIHGDRSQRDREEALQQFRSGRCPILVATAVAARGLDISNVKHVINFDLPSDIEEYVHRIGRTGRVGNLGLATSFFNDKNSNITKDLLDILVEAKQEVPTWLESLAYEHQHKSTTRGRGKRFSGGFGARDYRQTPGGAANSFGGGGRGGVRTPGGNRGFGGGGGGFGGNFYNNDGYGGNYSHSGSVDWWGN, encoded by the exons ACTCTCCTGGATGGGATGGTGGACGTGGTAACGGCTTTGTGAATGGTTTCCATGACAACCGCACGAACGGGGGCTTCGGAGGACGTGCGCCCCCCCGCACTGATAGAGGTGGGCGTGGCAGCTTCCGTGGTATCAGGGGCGGAGTCTCGTTTAATCACCCAATGCAAAGTGCAG GATTTTCAGGAGAGGGTGGCTGGGGAGGCGCTCCCAGGGACGCGGCCTACAACAGCTTTGGAGGACGTTCAGACAGCAGGGGCAAGTCTGCCTTCTTCAACGACCGTGGAGCAAGCAACAGGGGAAA TCGTGGAGGATACGGAGGCGGCGGAAATAGCCGCTGGCAGGAGGACTCCAGAGACGAAGAGGATTGGTCCAAACCCACTGTGGCCAATGATCGCCTGGAACA AGAGCTGTTTTCTAGCAGCAACACAGGGATTAACTTTGAGAAGTATGATGACATTCCTGTGGAGGCCACTGGAGCCAACTGCCCTCCTCACATAGACAGT TTCCATGATGTGGAGATGGGGGAGATCATCATGGGCAACATTGCCCTGACCCGGTACACACGACCCACCCCGGTCCAGAAGTATGCCATCCCCATCATCAAGTCTAAGAGGGACTTGATGGCGTGTGCTCAAACTG GCTCTGGAAAGACTGCTGCCTTCCTGCTGCCGGTGCTGAGTCAGATATACTGTGAAGGACCGGGAGAAGCTGCACAGGCCACCAAGGGAGGGCAG GATAATGGCAAGTACGGCCGTCGTAAGCAGTACcccctggccctggtcctggcaCCCACCAGAGAGCTGGCCCTGCAGATCTACGACGAGGCCAGGAAG TTTGCGTACCGCTCACGCGTGCGTCCCTGCGTGGTCTACGGAGGAGCAGACATCGGCCAGCAGATCAGAGACCTGGAGCGAGGCTGCCACCTGCTGGTCGCCACCCCTGGACGCCTGGTGGACATGATGGAGAGGGGCAAGATCGGCCTGGACTACTGCAA CTTCCTGGTGCTGGATGAAGCTGACCGCATGCTGGACATGGGCTTCGAGCCTCAGATCCGACGCATCGTGGAGCAGGACACCATGCCTCCCAAGGGCATGCGCCAGACCATGATGTTCAGCGCCACCTTCCCCAAGGAGATCCAG ATCCTTGCTCGGGACTTCCTGGAGGACTACATCTTTCTGGCCGTAGGTCGCGTGGGGTCCACCTCTGAGAACATCACCCAGAaggtggtgtgggtggaggaCGGGGACAAGAGGTCCTTCCTCCTCGATCTGCTGAATGCCACGG TCATTCCCAGTGATGTTCAGGAAATAGTGCCGGATGCTCCAGAGAAACCTG GTAAGGACTCCCTGACGCTGGTGTTTGTGGAGACCAAGAAGGGAGCTGATGCCCTTGAGGACTTCCTGTATCGCGAGGGATACGCCTGCACTAGTATCCATGGAGACCGttcccagagagacagagaggaggcacTGCAGCAGTTCCGCTCCGGACGTTGCCCCATTCTGGTGGCCACAGCG GTGGCTGCCAGAGGGTTGGATATCAGCAATGTGAAACATGTGATCAACTTTGACCTGCCCAGTGATATTGAAGAGTACGTTCACCGTATTGGCCGTACTGGACGTGTGGGAAACCTGG GGCTGGCCACGTCGTTCTTTAACGACAAAAACAGCAACATAACCAAAGACCTGCTGGACATTCTGGTGGAGGCAAAGCAGGAGGTCCCCACCTGGCTAGAGAGTCTGGCGTACGAACACCAGCACAAGAGCACCACCCGAGGACGCGGCAAGAG GTTCTCTGGAGGCTTCGGAGCCAGGGACTACCGTCAGACGCCGGGCGGAGCTGCCAACAGCTTTGGAGGCGGGGGCCGCGGCGGAGTGCGCACTCCTGGAGGAAACCGAGGCttcgggggaggaggag GTGGCTTTGGGGGCAACTTCTACAACAACGATGGCTATGGTGGCAACTACAGCCACTCTGGCAGCGTGGACTGGTGGGGCAACTAG
- the LOC124484997 gene encoding putative ATP-dependent RNA helicase an3 isoform X9 — protein sequence MSHVVVDNPHGLDQQLAALDLNSADGQGGGGTGRRYIPPHLRNKEASKNAGNALSTGRQCGYSMAPVTLYSPGWDGGRGNGFVNGFHDNRTNGGFGGRAPPRTDRGGRGSFRGIRGGVSFNHPMQSAGFSGEGGWGGAPRDAAYNSFGGRSDSRGKSAFFNDRGASNRGNRGGYGGGGNSRWQEDSRDEEDWSKPTVANDRLEQELFSSSNTGINFEKYDDIPVEATGANCPPHIDSFHDVEMGEIIMGNIALTRYTRPTPVQKYAIPIIKSKRDLMACAQTGSGKTAAFLLPVLSQIYCEGPGEAAQATKGGQDNGKYGRRKQYPLALVLAPTRELALQIYDEARKFAYRSRVRPCVVYGGADIGQQIRDLERGCHLLVATPGRLVDMMERGKIGLDYCNFLVLDEADRMLDMGFEPQIRRIVEQDTMPPKGMRQTMMFSATFPKEIQILARDFLEDYIFLAVGRVGSTSENITQKVVWVEDGDKRSFLLDLLNATGKDSLTLVFVETKKGADALEDFLYREGYACTSIHGDRSQRDREEALQQFRSGRCPILVATAVAARGLDISNVKHVINFDLPSDIEEYVHRIGRTGRVGNLGLATSFFNDKNSNITKDLLDILVEAKQEVPTWLESLAYEHQHKSTTRGRGKRFSGGFGARDYRQTPGGAANSFGGGGRGGVRTPGGNRGFGGGGGGFGGNFYNNDGYGGNYSHSGSVDWWGN from the exons ACTCTCCTGGATGGGATGGTGGACGTGGTAACGGCTTTGTGAATGGTTTCCATGACAACCGCACGAACGGGGGCTTCGGAGGACGTGCGCCCCCCCGCACTGATAGAGGTGGGCGTGGCAGCTTCCGTGGTATCAGGGGCGGAGTCTCGTTTAATCACCCAATGCAAAGTGCAG GATTTTCAGGAGAGGGTGGCTGGGGAGGCGCTCCCAGGGACGCGGCCTACAACAGCTTTGGAGGACGTTCAGACAGCAGGGGCAAGTCTGCCTTCTTCAACGACCGTGGAGCAAGCAACAGGGGAAA TCGTGGAGGATACGGAGGCGGCGGAAATAGCCGCTGGCAGGAGGACTCCAGAGACGAAGAGGATTGGTCCAAACCCACTGTGGCCAATGATCGCCTGGAACA AGAGCTGTTTTCTAGCAGCAACACAGGGATTAACTTTGAGAAGTATGATGACATTCCTGTGGAGGCCACTGGAGCCAACTGCCCTCCTCACATAGACAGT TTCCATGATGTGGAGATGGGGGAGATCATCATGGGCAACATTGCCCTGACCCGGTACACACGACCCACCCCGGTCCAGAAGTATGCCATCCCCATCATCAAGTCTAAGAGGGACTTGATGGCGTGTGCTCAAACTG GCTCTGGAAAGACTGCTGCCTTCCTGCTGCCGGTGCTGAGTCAGATATACTGTGAAGGACCGGGAGAAGCTGCACAGGCCACCAAGGGAGGGCAG GATAATGGCAAGTACGGCCGTCGTAAGCAGTACcccctggccctggtcctggcaCCCACCAGAGAGCTGGCCCTGCAGATCTACGACGAGGCCAGGAAG TTTGCGTACCGCTCACGCGTGCGTCCCTGCGTGGTCTACGGAGGAGCAGACATCGGCCAGCAGATCAGAGACCTGGAGCGAGGCTGCCACCTGCTGGTCGCCACCCCTGGACGCCTGGTGGACATGATGGAGAGGGGCAAGATCGGCCTGGACTACTGCAA CTTCCTGGTGCTGGATGAAGCTGACCGCATGCTGGACATGGGCTTCGAGCCTCAGATCCGACGCATCGTGGAGCAGGACACCATGCCTCCCAAGGGCATGCGCCAGACCATGATGTTCAGCGCCACCTTCCCCAAGGAGATCCAG ATCCTTGCTCGGGACTTCCTGGAGGACTACATCTTTCTGGCCGTAGGTCGCGTGGGGTCCACCTCTGAGAACATCACCCAGAaggtggtgtgggtggaggaCGGGGACAAGAGGTCCTTCCTCCTCGATCTGCTGAATGCCACGG GTAAGGACTCCCTGACGCTGGTGTTTGTGGAGACCAAGAAGGGAGCTGATGCCCTTGAGGACTTCCTGTATCGCGAGGGATACGCCTGCACTAGTATCCATGGAGACCGttcccagagagacagagaggaggcacTGCAGCAGTTCCGCTCCGGACGTTGCCCCATTCTGGTGGCCACAGCG GTGGCTGCCAGAGGGTTGGATATCAGCAATGTGAAACATGTGATCAACTTTGACCTGCCCAGTGATATTGAAGAGTACGTTCACCGTATTGGCCGTACTGGACGTGTGGGAAACCTGG GGCTGGCCACGTCGTTCTTTAACGACAAAAACAGCAACATAACCAAAGACCTGCTGGACATTCTGGTGGAGGCAAAGCAGGAGGTCCCCACCTGGCTAGAGAGTCTGGCGTACGAACACCAGCACAAGAGCACCACCCGAGGACGCGGCAAGAG GTTCTCTGGAGGCTTCGGAGCCAGGGACTACCGTCAGACGCCGGGCGGAGCTGCCAACAGCTTTGGAGGCGGGGGCCGCGGCGGAGTGCGCACTCCTGGAGGAAACCGAGGCttcgggggaggaggag GTGGCTTTGGGGGCAACTTCTACAACAACGATGGCTATGGTGGCAACTACAGCCACTCTGGCAGCGTGGACTGGTGGGGCAACTAG
- the LOC124484997 gene encoding ATP-dependent RNA helicase DDX3X-like isoform X8: protein MSHVVVDNPHGLDQQLAALDLNSADGQGGGGTGRRYIPPHLRNKEASKNDSPGWDGGRGNGFVNGFHDNRTNGGFGGRAPPRTDRGGRGSFRGIRGGVSFNHPMQSAGFSGEGGWGGAPRDAAYNSFGGRSDSRGKSAFFNDRGASNRGNRGGYGGGGNSRWQEDSRDEEDWSKPTVANDRLEQELFSSSNTGINFEKYDDIPVEATGANCPPHIDSFHDVEMGEIIMGNIALTRYTRPTPVQKYAIPIIKSKRDLMACAQTGSGKTAAFLLPVLSQIYCEGPGEAAQATKGGQDNGKYGRRKQYPLALVLAPTRELALQIYDEARKFAYRSRVRPCVVYGGADIGQQIRDLERGCHLLVATPGRLVDMMERGKIGLDYCNFLVLDEADRMLDMGFEPQIRRIVEQDTMPPKGMRQTMMFSATFPKEIQILARDFLEDYIFLAVGRVGSTSENITQKVVWVEDGDKRSFLLDLLNATGKDSLTLVFVETKKGADALEDFLYREGYACTSIHGDRSQRDREEALQQFRSGRCPILVATAVAARGLDISNVKHVINFDLPSDIEEYVHRIGRTGRVGNLGLATSFFNDKNSNITKDLLDILVEAKQEVPTWLESLAYEHQHKSTTRGRGKRFSGGFGARDYRQTPGGAANSFGGGGRGGVRTPGGNRGFGGGGGGFGGNFYNNDGYGGNYSHSGSVDWWGN, encoded by the exons ACTCTCCTGGATGGGATGGTGGACGTGGTAACGGCTTTGTGAATGGTTTCCATGACAACCGCACGAACGGGGGCTTCGGAGGACGTGCGCCCCCCCGCACTGATAGAGGTGGGCGTGGCAGCTTCCGTGGTATCAGGGGCGGAGTCTCGTTTAATCACCCAATGCAAAGTGCAG GATTTTCAGGAGAGGGTGGCTGGGGAGGCGCTCCCAGGGACGCGGCCTACAACAGCTTTGGAGGACGTTCAGACAGCAGGGGCAAGTCTGCCTTCTTCAACGACCGTGGAGCAAGCAACAGGGGAAA TCGTGGAGGATACGGAGGCGGCGGAAATAGCCGCTGGCAGGAGGACTCCAGAGACGAAGAGGATTGGTCCAAACCCACTGTGGCCAATGATCGCCTGGAACA AGAGCTGTTTTCTAGCAGCAACACAGGGATTAACTTTGAGAAGTATGATGACATTCCTGTGGAGGCCACTGGAGCCAACTGCCCTCCTCACATAGACAGT TTCCATGATGTGGAGATGGGGGAGATCATCATGGGCAACATTGCCCTGACCCGGTACACACGACCCACCCCGGTCCAGAAGTATGCCATCCCCATCATCAAGTCTAAGAGGGACTTGATGGCGTGTGCTCAAACTG GCTCTGGAAAGACTGCTGCCTTCCTGCTGCCGGTGCTGAGTCAGATATACTGTGAAGGACCGGGAGAAGCTGCACAGGCCACCAAGGGAGGGCAG GATAATGGCAAGTACGGCCGTCGTAAGCAGTACcccctggccctggtcctggcaCCCACCAGAGAGCTGGCCCTGCAGATCTACGACGAGGCCAGGAAG TTTGCGTACCGCTCACGCGTGCGTCCCTGCGTGGTCTACGGAGGAGCAGACATCGGCCAGCAGATCAGAGACCTGGAGCGAGGCTGCCACCTGCTGGTCGCCACCCCTGGACGCCTGGTGGACATGATGGAGAGGGGCAAGATCGGCCTGGACTACTGCAA CTTCCTGGTGCTGGATGAAGCTGACCGCATGCTGGACATGGGCTTCGAGCCTCAGATCCGACGCATCGTGGAGCAGGACACCATGCCTCCCAAGGGCATGCGCCAGACCATGATGTTCAGCGCCACCTTCCCCAAGGAGATCCAG ATCCTTGCTCGGGACTTCCTGGAGGACTACATCTTTCTGGCCGTAGGTCGCGTGGGGTCCACCTCTGAGAACATCACCCAGAaggtggtgtgggtggaggaCGGGGACAAGAGGTCCTTCCTCCTCGATCTGCTGAATGCCACGG GTAAGGACTCCCTGACGCTGGTGTTTGTGGAGACCAAGAAGGGAGCTGATGCCCTTGAGGACTTCCTGTATCGCGAGGGATACGCCTGCACTAGTATCCATGGAGACCGttcccagagagacagagaggaggcacTGCAGCAGTTCCGCTCCGGACGTTGCCCCATTCTGGTGGCCACAGCG GTGGCTGCCAGAGGGTTGGATATCAGCAATGTGAAACATGTGATCAACTTTGACCTGCCCAGTGATATTGAAGAGTACGTTCACCGTATTGGCCGTACTGGACGTGTGGGAAACCTGG GGCTGGCCACGTCGTTCTTTAACGACAAAAACAGCAACATAACCAAAGACCTGCTGGACATTCTGGTGGAGGCAAAGCAGGAGGTCCCCACCTGGCTAGAGAGTCTGGCGTACGAACACCAGCACAAGAGCACCACCCGAGGACGCGGCAAGAG GTTCTCTGGAGGCTTCGGAGCCAGGGACTACCGTCAGACGCCGGGCGGAGCTGCCAACAGCTTTGGAGGCGGGGGCCGCGGCGGAGTGCGCACTCCTGGAGGAAACCGAGGCttcgggggaggaggag GTGGCTTTGGGGGCAACTTCTACAACAACGATGGCTATGGTGGCAACTACAGCCACTCTGGCAGCGTGGACTGGTGGGGCAACTAG